The proteins below come from a single uncultured Carboxylicivirga sp. genomic window:
- a CDS encoding DUF2157 domain-containing protein yields the protein MSILKEIPELLQDGVINQETADRILDYYKSKKGSPTNKLFVVFGILGAILVGLGIILIIAHNWDELSRTTKTLLAFLPLIIGQFLNGWVIVKKNESIAWRESVSAFLFFGVGASISLVSQIYNIPGNLSSFLLTWMLLCIPLIYLMKSSVTSLLCLVGITYYATQASYWTYPSSESYMYWVLLLLMLPHYYLLYKNKPRSNFMVFHNWLMPLSLVITLGTLAGKFDELMYVAYMALFGILSLIGEKEFFSKQRTFSNGYKIIGSLGTIIVLLMLSFSWFWDHLRQTEDNLNELVRSAEFLSAVVLIVLASVLLFYRKKEWKFDKINPFGLIFLLFIPTYIIGLNSSAAIILINLFVLSLGVLTILQGARKNHLGILNYGLLIITALVVCRFFDSKISFVLRGVLFVLVGVGFFVFNYVMLKKRKSDE from the coding sequence ATGAGTATATTAAAAGAAATACCAGAGTTGCTGCAAGACGGTGTTATAAACCAGGAAACAGCAGATCGGATTTTGGATTACTATAAAAGCAAGAAAGGTTCGCCAACCAATAAATTGTTTGTTGTATTTGGCATTTTAGGAGCCATATTGGTTGGTCTTGGTATTATCCTCATAATTGCTCATAACTGGGATGAGCTTTCGAGAACAACAAAAACTTTATTAGCCTTTCTACCATTGATTATTGGCCAATTTTTAAACGGATGGGTTATTGTAAAAAAGAACGAAAGCATTGCCTGGCGTGAGAGTGTGAGTGCTTTCTTATTTTTTGGTGTCGGAGCAAGCATTTCGCTGGTGAGTCAGATATACAATATTCCGGGTAATTTAAGTTCGTTTTTGCTTACATGGATGCTGCTGTGTATTCCGCTTATCTACCTGATGAAATCATCGGTTACTTCATTGCTTTGTTTGGTTGGCATTACCTATTATGCTACACAAGCCAGCTATTGGACATATCCGTCATCCGAATCGTATATGTATTGGGTGTTGTTACTATTGATGCTTCCTCATTATTATCTGTTATACAAGAATAAACCTCGGAGTAATTTTATGGTTTTTCATAATTGGTTGATGCCGCTATCGCTGGTGATTACATTGGGTACGTTGGCTGGTAAATTCGATGAGTTAATGTATGTAGCTTATATGGCATTGTTTGGCATATTAAGTCTGATAGGAGAAAAAGAATTCTTTTCGAAACAACGAACCTTTAGTAATGGCTATAAAATAATAGGATCTTTAGGAACCATAATAGTGTTGTTGATGTTAAGCTTTAGCTGGTTTTGGGATCATTTAAGGCAAACGGAGGATAATTTGAATGAACTGGTACGATCGGCCGAGTTTCTATCAGCCGTAGTTTTAATCGTGTTAGCTTCCGTGTTATTATTCTATCGCAAAAAAGAATGGAAGTTTGATAAAATAAATCCTTTCGGGTTGATATTTCTATTGTTTATACCCACTTATATTATCGGTTTAAATTCATCGGCAGCAATCATCCTGATTAATTTATTTGTTTTGAGCTTAGGTGTTTTAACCATACTTCAGGGAGCCAGAAAAAATCATTTAGGCATATTAAATTATGGATTGCTAATTATTACAGCATTGGTGGTTTGTCGTTTTTTCGATTCAAAAATAAGCTTTGTATTACGAGGTGTTTTGTTTGTGCTAGTGGGTGTGGGCTTTTTTGTATTCAATTATGTAATGCTGAAAAAAAGGAAATCTGATGAATAA
- a CDS encoding NUDIX domain-containing protein: MENLQQTVIFAGKYEKMNRLDLIKRLLPGFLPIIIFIVVDEIWGTIYGLIVAIAVGLIELIYSFIKERKIDRFVILDVGLLVALGAVSIALDNEIFFKLKPGIISLLMTGMIGFSSFSKHNILLQMSQRYMKQIQMNPYQVWEMQQSMKRIFWVMLVYSIAAIASSFVEIKEVWSFINGAGMFIVMGIFFAFEWYSKKQQAPKLQKEEWLPLVNEKGQLLGSAPRSVVHNGSKLLHPVVHLHVFDKGKLLLQKRPMNKLVQPGKWDTAVGGHVSAGENIEQALQKETFEEIGLTQFKAEGLKPYLWKSEIEHELVFLFKTNHKGPFKKAETEVDELRFWSMEEINESMGKDVFTPNFEHEFKMYLSPQ, translated from the coding sequence ATGGAGAATCTACAACAAACAGTTATCTTCGCAGGCAAATACGAAAAAATGAACAGACTCGACCTCATCAAACGACTTCTACCCGGCTTTTTACCCATTATCATTTTTATTGTAGTTGATGAAATATGGGGTACCATATACGGATTAATTGTTGCCATTGCAGTCGGACTAATCGAGTTGATATATAGCTTTATTAAAGAGCGTAAAATCGATCGTTTTGTTATTTTAGATGTAGGTTTACTGGTTGCTTTAGGAGCGGTATCCATCGCCTTGGATAATGAAATATTCTTTAAGCTAAAGCCCGGAATCATTAGTTTGCTTATGACGGGTATGATTGGTTTCTCCTCTTTTTCGAAACACAATATCCTACTTCAGATGAGTCAGCGTTATATGAAGCAGATTCAAATGAATCCATATCAGGTGTGGGAAATGCAACAAAGCATGAAACGCATCTTCTGGGTGATGCTGGTGTATTCTATAGCAGCTATTGCTTCTTCTTTTGTTGAGATAAAAGAAGTATGGAGCTTTATTAATGGTGCCGGAATGTTTATTGTGATGGGTATTTTCTTTGCATTTGAATGGTACTCTAAAAAACAACAGGCTCCCAAGCTTCAAAAAGAAGAGTGGCTGCCGCTAGTGAATGAAAAAGGTCAGCTACTGGGATCTGCTCCCCGATCGGTGGTTCATAACGGCTCAAAATTACTACACCCTGTTGTTCACTTACATGTATTTGATAAAGGTAAATTGCTTTTGCAAAAACGACCAATGAATAAGCTGGTGCAGCCCGGCAAATGGGATACAGCAGTTGGCGGACATGTAAGTGCCGGCGAAAATATTGAACAAGCCTTGCAGAAAGAAACTTTCGAGGAGATTGGATTGACGCAATTCAAGGCTGAAGGCCTAAAACCATACCTATGGAAAAGCGAAATTGAGCATGAGCTTGTTTTTCTCTTTAAAACCAATCATAAAGGTCCATTCAAAAAAGCCGAAACCGAAGTAGATGAGCTACGCTTCTGGTCGATGGAAGAGATTAATGAGAGCATGGGTAAAGATGTTTTTACGCCCAACTTCGAGCATGAGTTTAAAATGTATTTGTCACCGCAATAA
- the mtaB gene encoding tRNA (N(6)-L-threonylcarbamoyladenosine(37)-C(2))-methylthiotransferase MtaB — MFQLAKKRVGFKTLGCRLNQFETDAMASKFVAMGYDVVEDSKDTDVFVVNTCTVTNQSDQKSRYAVNHALKNGHSGMLIITGCMANHHKEALETQYPNAYVVDNENKSAIPQLVQAHFNKEIVPANTAQGGVFNYAPASETFHTRSMIKIQDGCDNFCTFCIIPKVRGRATSRSVEAILENIREVVGFGYKEVVITGVNISRYEHEGVKFSGLLAKILELPLDFRVRISSIEPDSFDEEFFALLKHPKMTPHLHLCLQSASESILLQMRRMYTYRSYKEIIERLRDINPQFNITTDIIVGFPGETEDDFKASLDAVDQIGFGHVHTFKYSKRDNTRAARMTDVVPEKVKSERSQQLRKKAAEAKRSYRQQFIGSEQTVLVEKIDKRGFAHGYGEYYVPVQFKADEVKKNGLYKVKLIGLTDSKEEPVLMGQLSD, encoded by the coding sequence ATGTTTCAGTTAGCTAAAAAGAGGGTAGGGTTTAAAACATTGGGCTGTCGTTTAAACCAGTTTGAGACCGATGCAATGGCATCGAAGTTTGTGGCTATGGGCTACGATGTGGTGGAAGACAGTAAAGATACCGATGTGTTTGTGGTGAATACCTGTACGGTTACCAATCAAAGCGATCAGAAATCGCGTTATGCAGTAAACCATGCCCTTAAAAATGGTCATAGCGGAATGCTGATTATTACCGGATGTATGGCCAATCATCATAAAGAAGCTTTGGAAACTCAATATCCCAATGCTTACGTGGTGGATAATGAGAATAAAAGTGCCATTCCGCAGTTGGTGCAAGCTCATTTCAATAAAGAGATTGTTCCGGCCAATACTGCTCAGGGAGGAGTTTTTAATTATGCACCGGCATCGGAGACTTTCCACACGCGCAGTATGATTAAAATTCAGGATGGCTGCGATAATTTTTGCACCTTCTGTATTATTCCAAAAGTGAGAGGAAGAGCTACTAGTCGTTCGGTGGAAGCTATTTTGGAGAACATTCGCGAGGTAGTTGGCTTTGGCTATAAAGAGGTGGTAATTACCGGTGTTAATATTAGTCGTTATGAGCATGAAGGAGTGAAATTCTCGGGACTTCTGGCTAAGATATTAGAATTACCATTGGATTTCAGGGTGCGTATTTCGTCCATTGAACCGGATAGTTTTGATGAGGAGTTTTTTGCATTGTTGAAGCATCCTAAAATGACGCCTCATCTGCACTTGTGTTTACAAAGTGCATCGGAATCCATTTTGTTGCAAATGCGTCGAATGTATACCTATCGATCGTATAAAGAAATTATTGAACGCTTAAGAGATATCAATCCTCAATTTAATATTACAACTGATATTATTGTTGGTTTTCCGGGAGAAACGGAAGATGATTTTAAGGCTTCACTGGATGCAGTGGATCAGATTGGTTTTGGTCATGTGCATACCTTTAAATATTCGAAGCGTGATAATACCCGTGCTGCTCGAATGACCGATGTGGTTCCTGAAAAAGTAAAGTCGGAGAGGAGTCAGCAACTTCGTAAAAAAGCAGCTGAGGCAAAAAGAAGTTACCGACAACAATTCATCGGATCAGAGCAAACCGTTTTGGTAGAAAAGATTGATAAAAGAGGTTTTGCTCATGGCTATGGCGAGTATTATGTTCCTGTTCAGTTTAAGGCTGATGAGGTGAAGAAGAATGGCTTGTATAAAGTAAAATTGATAGGTCTTACTGATTCAAAAGAAGAGCCTGTTTTGATGGGGCAATTAAGCGATTAG
- the miaB gene encoding tRNA (N6-isopentenyl adenosine(37)-C2)-methylthiotransferase MiaB: MKYHLVTLGCQMNMSDSERVRNVLEGMGYQWVENEEEANIIGILACSVRQKAIDKVYSKIALWNKRKQSQNLITFISGCILPADEKKFLKLFDIVFAMRELPKFPQMLSQYGVTTPAGLEKDNLNPKEEINFFWKVKPKYNSSFEAFIPIQNGCDKFCSFCAVPYTRGREVSRPSVEIINEVRNLVEKGYKSITLLGQNVNSYGLDKKGAEINFAQLLDEIGKIGESTQHRFWVYFTSPHPRDMGREVVEVIAKYKCLGKQIHLPIQSGDDKVLIKMNRKHSVKKYRESIEAIRELIPQATLFTDIIVGFSGETEEQFQNTRKAMREFEYNMAYIAMYSKRPGAASYSWPDDVDQKIKKERLALLTEDLAEVSGKYNQNMVDKEYIILVRDTDRKSGYLSGQTEGKITVRFASEDKSLIGQFVKVKITSATNFSVEGELVEVESLQEV; encoded by the coding sequence ATGAAATACCATTTAGTAACATTGGGGTGTCAGATGAATATGTCTGACAGTGAGAGAGTGCGGAATGTGCTGGAAGGCATGGGGTATCAATGGGTGGAAAATGAAGAGGAGGCGAATATAATTGGAATATTGGCTTGTTCGGTTCGTCAGAAAGCCATTGATAAGGTGTATTCAAAAATTGCACTTTGGAATAAGCGCAAACAATCGCAGAACCTGATTACTTTTATTAGCGGATGTATTCTTCCGGCGGATGAGAAGAAGTTTCTAAAGCTTTTTGATATTGTGTTTGCCATGCGCGAGCTACCTAAGTTTCCGCAAATGTTATCGCAATATGGTGTAACAACTCCTGCCGGATTAGAAAAAGATAATTTGAATCCGAAGGAAGAAATTAACTTCTTCTGGAAGGTAAAGCCTAAATACAATAGTTCTTTTGAAGCTTTTATCCCAATCCAAAATGGATGTGATAAATTTTGTTCGTTCTGTGCAGTACCTTATACACGTGGACGTGAAGTGAGTCGTCCATCGGTGGAAATAATAAATGAGGTGAGAAATCTGGTTGAGAAAGGATATAAATCAATTACTTTATTAGGACAGAATGTAAACTCGTACGGGTTGGATAAGAAAGGAGCGGAAATCAATTTTGCTCAGCTACTTGACGAGATCGGTAAGATAGGTGAATCAACGCAACATCGTTTTTGGGTGTATTTTACTTCACCGCATCCACGCGATATGGGCAGAGAAGTTGTAGAGGTGATTGCCAAATACAAATGTTTGGGTAAGCAGATTCATCTTCCCATTCAATCGGGTGATGACAAAGTGCTGATTAAAATGAACCGTAAGCATTCAGTAAAGAAATATCGTGAATCGATTGAAGCTATTCGTGAATTGATTCCACAGGCTACTTTGTTTACTGATATTATTGTTGGATTCTCAGGGGAGACGGAAGAGCAGTTTCAGAATACACGTAAAGCCATGCGAGAGTTTGAATATAATATGGCCTACATCGCTATGTATTCGAAACGTCCTGGTGCTGCATCGTATAGCTGGCCCGATGATGTGGATCAGAAAATAAAGAAAGAACGTCTGGCCTTATTGACCGAAGATTTAGCTGAAGTATCGGGTAAGTATAATCAGAATATGGTGGATAAGGAATACATTATTCTGGTGCGCGACACTGATCGTAAAAGTGGTTATTTAAGTGGCCAGACGGAAGGGAAGATTACCGTTCGTTTTGCATCAGAAGATAAAAGTCTGATTGGTCAGTTTGTGAAAGTGAAAATAACATCAGCCACTAACTTTTCGGTAGAAGGTGAGTTGGTTGAAGTAGAAAGTTTGCAGGAAGTTTAA
- a CDS encoding FAD-binding oxidoreductase: MSQKVPVANKIKTDLHEILEVRSLTDSTFVMRFERKGMEFEAGQHICVGPPNGIHTREYSIYSAEEDDFIEILVKEVENGLVSPSLKKLQKGGFVVVEEPVGYFTINKDLPKNQKYVFIASGTGISPFHSFVQSKPGIDYTLLHGVKYGSEGYESEKYDKKRYVKCTSREGTGNYYGRVTDYLKENKFGKDVQYFLCGNCNMIHDVYDILEDQGVSTDNIHAEVYF, encoded by the coding sequence ATGAGTCAGAAAGTACCCGTTGCTAATAAGATTAAAACAGATTTACACGAGATATTAGAGGTGAGAAGTTTAACCGATTCAACTTTTGTAATGCGATTTGAACGTAAAGGAATGGAGTTCGAAGCAGGACAGCATATTTGTGTAGGTCCGCCAAACGGTATTCATACCCGTGAGTATTCGATATACAGTGCCGAAGAGGATGATTTTATCGAGATTTTGGTGAAGGAAGTGGAGAATGGTTTAGTTTCTCCAAGTTTGAAAAAACTTCAGAAAGGTGGTTTTGTTGTGGTTGAAGAGCCTGTTGGTTATTTCACCATCAATAAAGATTTACCAAAGAATCAGAAGTATGTATTTATCGCTAGTGGAACTGGTATATCACCATTTCATAGTTTTGTGCAATCAAAGCCGGGTATTGATTATACCTTATTGCATGGTGTAAAATATGGTTCTGAAGGTTATGAATCGGAGAAATATGACAAAAAGCGTTATGTGAAATGTACATCGCGCGAAGGAACCGGTAATTATTACGGAAGAGTGACAGATTACCTGAAAGAGAACAAATTCGGAAAGGATGTTCAGTATTTCTTGTGTGGTAATTGCAATATGATACATGATGTGTATGATATTTTGGAGGATCAGGGTGTAAGTACAGATAACATCCATGCAGAAGTATATTTTTAA
- a CDS encoding DUF5684 domain-containing protein, with product METMDYSESTGMLGAMAGVGLFIYFLIIAFFIIVAWKINTKAGKPGWACIVPIYSMIVTLEIIGKPYWWIIMYFIPFANIIFGIWTLNLLAKSFGKSEGFTLGLIFLGFIFFPILAFGSAEYQGPAGAPTAPTLA from the coding sequence ATGGAAACAATGGATTATTCTGAGTCAACAGGCATGTTAGGTGCTATGGCTGGTGTTGGATTATTTATTTACTTTTTGATTATTGCATTTTTTATTATCGTTGCATGGAAAATTAATACAAAAGCAGGTAAACCTGGCTGGGCTTGCATAGTTCCAATCTATAGTATGATTGTTACCTTAGAAATTATTGGAAAGCCTTATTGGTGGATCATTATGTACTTTATTCCTTTTGCTAATATTATTTTTGGAATCTGGACACTAAATTTACTAGCAAAAAGTTTTGGTAAGAGTGAAGGTTTTACCTTAGGACTTATCTTTTTAGGATTTATTTTCTTCCCAATATTAGCATTTGGTAGTGCTGAATATCAAGGCCCTGCAGGAGCACCTACAGCCCCAACATTAGCATAG
- a CDS encoding lysophospholipid acyltransferase family protein, with product MNIILGGLFYFFIVLIGILPFFILYGLSDFARIVIGNWIKYRRNVIVENLTRVFPDKKEAEINKLVKLVYKNLADNLAESLKTFTLRKSTIAKRHKILNPELLEKYLNNGQSVIGVTAHYNNWEWGSVSAGIQTPYHYIAFYKPINNRIIDKAILKSRSRCGTQLVSIYETSKCFEENKNNPSIYLMAADQGPSAKQIKHSYWIDFLGQKTAFLHGIEKHAKANNYPVVYIDIQRVKRGYYTVELSELCDDPSKLDDGELTKRYAKKVEEIIIAQPENWLWSHKRWKRSPKQ from the coding sequence ATGAATATTATACTAGGAGGGTTATTCTATTTCTTTATAGTATTAATTGGAATCCTTCCCTTCTTTATACTTTATGGCTTATCTGATTTTGCAAGAATCGTAATTGGAAATTGGATTAAATACAGACGTAATGTTATCGTAGAAAACCTAACAAGAGTTTTTCCTGATAAAAAAGAGGCTGAAATAAATAAACTAGTTAAACTGGTTTATAAAAATTTAGCAGATAATTTGGCTGAAAGTCTTAAAACTTTCACTTTACGTAAATCAACAATTGCCAAGCGACATAAAATCCTGAATCCTGAATTACTTGAAAAATATCTGAATAATGGACAAAGTGTAATTGGGGTTACAGCTCACTACAACAATTGGGAATGGGGAAGCGTATCGGCGGGAATACAAACACCTTATCATTATATCGCCTTTTATAAACCTATCAATAATCGGATCATTGATAAGGCTATCTTAAAAAGTAGATCCAGATGTGGGACACAGTTAGTATCCATATATGAAACATCGAAGTGCTTTGAAGAGAATAAAAACAATCCAAGTATATATTTGATGGCAGCCGATCAAGGACCATCAGCAAAGCAGATTAAACATTCGTATTGGATTGATTTTCTAGGGCAAAAAACTGCTTTCTTACACGGAATTGAAAAACACGCAAAAGCCAATAATTACCCTGTTGTATATATAGATATTCAACGGGTAAAACGTGGGTATTATACTGTTGAGCTTTCTGAATTATGTGATGATCCAAGTAAATTAGATGATGGTGAATTGACAAAACGCTATGCAAAGAAAGTGGAAGAAATAATCATTGCACAACCCGAAAACTGGCTTTGGTCGCATAAAAGATGGAAACGATCTCCAAAACAATAA
- the purL gene encoding phosphoribosylformylglycinamidine synthase gives MVLFFKGNNKQILAVGTQSDLLAEDINKLEWLFSGAKLSESKTLEGFFVGPRKEMITPWSTNAVEITQNMGIKGILRIEEFFEVDSDQAEFDPMLQVLYKGLAQEIFTIDKEPDPIVEIEDVAAYNKAEGLALSDEEVNYLDGLAKKLGRKLTDSEVFGFSQVNSEHCRHKIFNGTFIIDGEEKPSSLFKLIKRTSNENPNYLVSAYKDNVAFIEGPKAIQFAPETQDKPDFFQTKEIDTVLSLKAETHNFPTTVEPFNGAATGSGGEIRDRLGGGKASLPLAGTAVYMTSYSRSEEGRAWEQATEARPWLYQTPEQILIKASNGASDFGNKFGQPMICGSVLTFEHFENQKKFAFDKVIMMAGGIGFAKKSDALKDTPEAGDKVVLLGGDNYRIGMGGGAVSSVATGEFENHIELNAVQRSNPEMQKRAMNAIRAMAEADENPIVLIHDHGAGGHLNCLSELVEETGGTIHLDKLPVGDPTLSAKEIAGNESQERMGLVLKEKDIERLKLVADRERSPMYVVGETTGDMSFVFKDDKGNAPINWQLSDMFGNPPKTIMTDKTVEESFAPVVYDASKIEEYLKNVLQLEAVACKDWLTNKVDRSVTGKVAKQQCAGEVQIPLNNLGATTIDYTGTVGLATSVGHAPAAAMIDPAAGSVLSIAESLTNLVWAPFTHGIKGVSLSANWMWPCKNEGEDARLYTAVEAVSDFATDLGINIPTGKDSLSMTQKYKDGEVVYSPGTVIISAAAEVSDVKKIVEPVLVKDTDTSIIYIDLSFDSHKLGGSSFAQVVNKLGAEAPTVTDTDYFKTGLETIQSLIEDELILAGHDISAGGMATALLEMNFANTTHGIKADLSDIAEEDLVKILFAENPGVLIQVKDAAKVTALLEEKELGYTVIGSPVAERTLTITKGADTLSFDIDEMRDAWYKTSYLLDRRQSTEKLAKERFDNYKNQPLQFNFNEGFSGKLADLGLDAVRKGKSGVKAAIIREKGVNGDREMAYSMYLAGFDVKDVHMTDLITGRETLEDINFIVFVGGFSNSDVLGSAKGWAGAFLYNEKAKAALDAFYAREDTLSLGVCNGCQLMVELGLVYPDHAEKPTMLHNESHKFESNFVNMDIADNNSVMLNTLAGSRLGVWIAHGEGKFNMPYAEDQYHIAGKYSYNAYPANPNGSDFATAAICSKDGRHLAMMPHLERAIFPWQWAHYPTDRNDEVSPWIEAFVNARKWVEEKK, from the coding sequence ATGGTCCTGTTTTTCAAGGGAAACAATAAGCAAATCTTGGCTGTCGGCACCCAATCCGACTTGTTGGCTGAAGACATTAACAAACTCGAATGGCTATTTAGCGGGGCAAAGCTTTCTGAAAGTAAAACTTTAGAAGGCTTTTTTGTTGGTCCACGTAAGGAGATGATAACTCCTTGGAGTACCAATGCAGTGGAGATTACGCAAAATATGGGAATCAAAGGAATTCTTCGTATTGAGGAATTTTTTGAGGTGGATTCAGATCAGGCGGAGTTCGACCCTATGCTGCAGGTGTTATACAAAGGATTGGCACAGGAAATCTTTACCATTGATAAAGAACCTGATCCAATTGTTGAAATTGAAGACGTTGCTGCTTATAACAAAGCCGAAGGATTGGCATTGAGCGACGAGGAAGTAAACTACCTGGATGGTTTAGCTAAAAAATTAGGACGTAAATTAACCGATAGTGAGGTTTTTGGATTCTCTCAGGTAAATTCAGAGCACTGCCGTCATAAAATTTTCAATGGTACTTTTATTATTGATGGAGAAGAAAAACCAAGTTCTCTTTTCAAATTAATCAAACGTACTTCCAACGAAAATCCTAATTATCTGGTTTCAGCATATAAAGATAATGTAGCATTTATCGAAGGTCCTAAGGCTATTCAATTTGCTCCTGAAACGCAGGATAAACCTGATTTTTTCCAAACTAAAGAAATTGATACGGTTCTTTCATTAAAGGCCGAAACACATAACTTCCCAACAACTGTTGAGCCTTTTAATGGTGCTGCAACAGGTTCAGGAGGTGAAATTCGAGACCGTTTAGGTGGAGGTAAAGCCTCTTTACCTTTAGCAGGTACTGCAGTGTATATGACTTCTTATTCACGTTCTGAAGAAGGAAGAGCATGGGAGCAGGCTACCGAAGCTCGTCCATGGTTGTACCAAACACCGGAGCAAATTTTAATTAAAGCATCAAACGGAGCCAGCGATTTTGGTAACAAGTTTGGTCAGCCAATGATTTGTGGTTCGGTATTGACTTTTGAGCATTTCGAGAACCAAAAGAAATTTGCCTTCGATAAGGTGATTATGATGGCAGGAGGTATTGGTTTTGCTAAAAAATCAGATGCTTTAAAAGATACACCTGAGGCCGGCGATAAAGTAGTATTGCTGGGTGGAGATAACTACCGCATCGGAATGGGCGGTGGAGCTGTTTCGTCGGTTGCTACCGGTGAATTTGAGAACCACATTGAGTTGAATGCCGTTCAGCGTTCAAACCCTGAGATGCAAAAACGTGCCATGAATGCCATTCGTGCCATGGCCGAGGCTGATGAAAACCCAATTGTGTTAATTCACGATCATGGTGCAGGTGGTCACTTAAATTGCTTATCAGAGTTGGTTGAAGAAACCGGTGGTACAATTCATTTGGATAAACTTCCTGTGGGTGACCCAACTTTATCGGCTAAAGAAATTGCCGGTAACGAGTCGCAGGAGAGAATGGGATTGGTATTAAAAGAAAAAGATATTGAGCGTTTGAAATTAGTTGCTGATCGCGAGCGTTCTCCAATGTATGTGGTTGGAGAAACAACCGGCGATATGAGCTTCGTTTTCAAAGACGATAAAGGAAATGCGCCAATCAACTGGCAACTTTCTGATATGTTCGGTAATCCCCCTAAAACTATTATGACGGACAAAACGGTTGAAGAATCGTTTGCGCCTGTTGTATATGATGCATCTAAAATTGAGGAATACCTTAAAAATGTATTACAATTAGAGGCTGTTGCTTGTAAAGATTGGTTAACCAACAAAGTTGACCGTTCGGTAACAGGTAAAGTAGCTAAGCAACAATGTGCCGGTGAGGTTCAAATACCATTGAACAACTTGGGTGCAACTACTATCGATTATACAGGAACTGTTGGTTTGGCTACTTCGGTAGGTCACGCACCAGCTGCTGCAATGATCGATCCTGCTGCGGGTTCTGTTCTGTCTATTGCCGAGTCGTTAACTAACCTTGTTTGGGCTCCGTTTACTCATGGTATTAAAGGTGTTTCGTTAAGTGCCAACTGGATGTGGCCTTGTAAAAACGAAGGTGAAGATGCTCGTTTATATACGGCCGTTGAGGCAGTAAGTGATTTTGCTACCGATTTGGGAATTAATATCCCAACAGGTAAAGATTCACTTTCGATGACTCAAAAATATAAGGATGGTGAAGTAGTTTACTCTCCGGGAACAGTAATTATTTCGGCAGCAGCTGAAGTAAGCGATGTGAAAAAGATTGTTGAGCCGGTATTGGTTAAGGATACAGATACTTCAATTATCTACATCGATTTATCGTTCGATAGTCATAAGTTGGGTGGTAGTTCATTTGCCCAAGTGGTGAATAAGTTGGGTGCTGAAGCTCCAACTGTAACTGATACTGATTACTTTAAAACTGGTTTGGAAACAATTCAATCTTTAATTGAAGATGAGTTGATTTTAGCTGGTCACGATATTTCTGCAGGTGGTATGGCAACTGCATTGTTAGAAATGAACTTTGCCAATACAACTCACGGTATCAAAGCAGATTTATCAGATATCGCTGAAGAAGATTTAGTGAAGATTCTTTTTGCTGAAAATCCTGGTGTATTGATTCAGGTGAAAGATGCTGCTAAAGTAACTGCTCTGTTAGAAGAAAAAGAATTAGGCTACACTGTAATTGGTTCTCCTGTTGCAGAACGTACTTTAACTATTACTAAAGGAGCCGATACTTTATCTTTCGATATTGACGAAATGAGAGATGCCTGGTACAAAACTTCTTACTTGTTAGACAGAAGACAAAGTACTGAGAAGTTGGCTAAAGAGCGTTTCGATAATTATAAAAATCAACCTTTACAATTCAACTTTAATGAAGGATTCAGTGGTAAACTGGCCGATTTAGGTTTAGATGCTGTACGTAAAGGAAAATCAGGTGTTAAAGCGGCTATTATTCGTGAAAAAGGAGTGAATGGTGATCGTGAGATGGCTTACTCAATGTACTTAGCCGGTTTTGATGTGAAGGATGTTCACATGACCGACTTAATTACAGGAAGAGAAACACTGGAAGACATTAACTTTATTGTTTTTGTGGGTGGATTCTCTAACTCTGATGTTTTGGGTTCTGCTAAAGGATGGGCCGGTGCTTTCCTTTATAACGAAAAAGCAAAAGCTGCATTGGATGCCTTCTATGCTCGTGAAGATACTTTGAGTTTAGGTGTTTGTAATGGTTGTCAGTTAATGGTAGAGTTAGGTCTGGTTTATCCCGATCACGCTGAGAAACCAACTATGTTACACAACGAGTCGCATAAATTCGAATCGAACTTTGTAAACATGGATATTGCTGATAATAACTCAGTAATGTTAAATACATTGGCAGGAAGCCGTCTAGGTGTTTGGATTGCACACGGTGAAGGAAAATTTAATATGCCTTATGCTGAGGATCAATATCACATTGCAGGTAAATATTCGTATAATGCTTATCCTGCTAATCCTAATGGAAGTGATTTCGCAACTGCAGCTATCTGTTCTAAAGATGGTCGTCATTTAGCTATGATGCCTCATTTAGAAAGAGCGATCTTCCCATGGCAATGGGCGCATTACCCAACCGATCGTAATGATGAGGTTTCGCCTTGGATAGAAGCTTTTGTAAATGCTCGCAAATGGGTTGAAGAAAAGAAGTAA